In Haemophilus parainfluenzae, one genomic interval encodes:
- the rplJ gene encoding 50S ribosomal protein L10, whose product MALNLQDKQAIVAEVNEAAKGALSAVIADSRGVTVDKMTELRKSAREAGVTMRVVRNTLLRRAVEGTDYECLKDTFVGPTLIAFSNEHPGAAARLFKEFAKANDKFEIKGAAFEGKIQDVEFLATLPTYEEAIARLMGTMKEAAAGKLVRTFAALRDKLQEAA is encoded by the coding sequence ATGGCATTAAATCTTCAAGACAAACAAGCAATTGTTGCTGAAGTAAATGAAGCAGCCAAAGGTGCACTTTCAGCAGTAATCGCAGATTCTCGCGGTGTAACTGTTGATAAAATGACTGAATTACGTAAATCAGCACGTGAAGCTGGCGTTACAATGCGTGTAGTTCGTAATACTTTATTACGTCGCGCGGTTGAAGGCACAGATTACGAATGCTTAAAAGATACGTTTGTAGGTCCAACACTTATCGCGTTCTCTAACGAACATCCGGGCGCAGCTGCTCGTTTGTTCAAAGAGTTTGCTAAAGCAAACGATAAGTTTGAAATTAAAGGTGCAGCCTTTGAAGGTAAGATCCAAGATGTTGAATTCTTAGCAACATTACCAACTTACGAAGAAGCAATTGCACGTTTAATGGGCACAATGAAAGAAGCTGCGGCAGGCAAACTTGTTCGCACTTTTGCGGCATTACGCGACAAATTACAAGAAGCAGCTTAA
- a CDS encoding ABC transporter substrate-binding protein has protein sequence MQHKLLFSAIALALSYSAQAVIVPEGTQLDEKQHIVINNGAEPQSFDPQKTEGVPESAVAYQLLEGLVTSDSEGKLQPGVAESWENTPDFKTWTFHLRKDAKWSNGDPVTAHDFVFAWRRLVDPATAAPYASYLSYLQVENAQDIIDGKKKPAELGVEAKDDYTFVVHATNPVPYAVSLTTHQSLLPLPQKVVEKLGDAWVKKENYVGNGAYKLTNHIINEKIEFERNPLYWNDKETVINSATFLAIENPSTDVARYRAGDLDMTNYGLPPEQFAKLQKELPGEVYITRTLATYSYELNNKKAPFDNVNVRKALNLSLDRNVITDKVLGQGQTPTYVFTPTYIEEGHLIQQPAYSKEPMAQRNEEAIKLLEEAGYSKANPLKFSILYNTNENHKKVAIAAASMWKANTKGLIDVKLENQEWKTYIDSRRAGRYDAARAGWNADYNQATTFGNYFLSNSSNNTAKYANPEYDKAIAESYVATDAEGRAKAYAKAEEILAKDYGIVPIFNYVNPRLVKPYVKGYSGKDPQDHIYLRNLYIIKH, from the coding sequence ATGCAACACAAACTACTCTTCTCAGCAATCGCTCTTGCTCTTTCCTATTCTGCTCAAGCGGTTATAGTACCTGAGGGAACGCAATTAGATGAAAAACAGCATATCGTCATCAATAACGGGGCAGAACCACAAAGTTTTGACCCACAAAAAACCGAAGGTGTGCCAGAATCTGCCGTTGCTTATCAATTACTTGAAGGCTTAGTCACCTCAGACTCTGAAGGTAAACTTCAACCAGGTGTGGCTGAAAGCTGGGAAAATACACCTGACTTCAAAACTTGGACATTCCATTTACGTAAAGATGCTAAATGGTCAAACGGCGATCCTGTTACCGCGCACGATTTCGTATTTGCGTGGCGTCGTTTAGTGGATCCTGCAACTGCAGCGCCTTATGCAAGTTACTTAAGTTACTTACAAGTAGAAAATGCGCAAGACATCATTGACGGTAAGAAAAAACCGGCTGAATTAGGTGTTGAAGCAAAAGATGATTACACCTTTGTGGTTCATGCAACCAATCCTGTGCCTTATGCAGTCAGTTTAACGACTCACCAATCCTTATTGCCATTACCACAAAAAGTGGTCGAAAAATTGGGTGATGCATGGGTGAAAAAAGAAAACTACGTGGGTAATGGCGCCTATAAACTGACTAACCACATCATTAACGAAAAAATTGAATTTGAACGCAACCCACTTTATTGGAACGATAAAGAAACCGTAATCAATAGCGCGACATTCCTCGCTATTGAGAACCCAAGCACCGATGTAGCGCGTTATCGTGCAGGTGATTTAGACATGACCAATTATGGTTTACCGCCAGAACAATTCGCTAAATTACAAAAAGAATTGCCAGGCGAAGTATACATTACTCGTACCCTAGCAACTTATTCTTATGAGTTAAACAATAAGAAAGCACCTTTTGATAACGTGAATGTTCGCAAAGCCTTGAACTTATCCCTTGATCGTAATGTGATCACCGATAAAGTATTGGGCCAAGGTCAAACACCAACCTATGTGTTTACCCCAACTTACATCGAAGAAGGTCATCTCATTCAACAACCTGCTTATTCAAAAGAACCGATGGCACAACGTAATGAAGAAGCCATTAAACTCTTAGAAGAAGCTGGTTACAGCAAAGCGAATCCGTTGAAATTCAGCATTCTTTACAATACCAATGAAAACCACAAAAAAGTGGCCATTGCTGCAGCATCTATGTGGAAAGCGAACACCAAAGGTTTGATTGATGTGAAATTAGAAAACCAAGAGTGGAAAACTTACATTGATAGCCGTCGTGCAGGTCGTTACGATGCGGCACGTGCAGGCTGGAATGCGGATTACAACCAAGCCACAACATTCGGCAACTATTTCTTATCTAATTCGAGTAACAATACCGCGAAATACGCGAATCCAGAATATGATAAAGCGATTGCAGAATCTTATGTTGCAACTGATGCAGAAGGTCGTGCAAAAGCTTATGCGAAAGCCGAAGAAATTCTTGCAAAAGATTACGGTATCGTACCAATCTTTAACTATGTGAATCCACGCTTAGTGAAACCTTACGTAAAAGGTTATTCAGGCAAAGATCCGCAAGATCACATCTACTTACGCAACCTTTACATTATTAAACATTAA
- a CDS encoding ABC transporter ATP-binding protein: MNPLLDVKNLYVRFKTPDGVVIAVNDLNFTLNAGSTLGIVGESGSGKSQTAFALMGLLAANGEVEGSAIFEGKELVNLPNAELNKIRAEQISMIFQDPMTSLNPYMKIGEQLMEVLQLHKGYDKQTAFAESVKMLDAVKMPEAKKRMGMYPHEFSGGMRQRVMIAMALLCRPKLLIADEPTTALDVTVQAQIMTLLNELKREFNTAIIMITHDLGVVAGICDQVMVMYAGRTMEYGTAEQIFYHPTHPYSIGLMDAIPRLDGNEEHLVTIPGNPPNLLHLPKGCPFSPRCQFATEQCQTAPKLTTFNHGQLRNCWLPAEKFNL, encoded by the coding sequence ATGAATCCTTTATTAGATGTAAAAAATCTCTACGTTCGCTTCAAAACACCAGATGGCGTCGTCATAGCAGTCAATGACTTAAACTTCACGCTGAATGCAGGAAGCACGCTCGGTATTGTAGGTGAAAGTGGTTCAGGCAAGTCACAAACGGCCTTTGCTTTAATGGGTTTATTGGCAGCCAACGGTGAAGTGGAAGGCTCTGCCATTTTTGAAGGTAAAGAATTAGTTAATTTACCAAATGCTGAGTTGAATAAAATCCGCGCCGAACAAATTTCCATGATTTTCCAAGATCCGATGACATCACTCAACCCATACATGAAAATCGGTGAACAACTCATGGAAGTGCTGCAATTGCACAAAGGTTATGATAAACAAACTGCCTTTGCCGAATCCGTGAAAATGTTAGATGCAGTTAAAATGCCGGAAGCCAAAAAACGCATGGGCATGTATCCGCACGAATTTTCTGGCGGTATGCGTCAACGGGTGATGATTGCGATGGCCTTATTATGCCGTCCAAAACTACTCATTGCAGATGAACCAACAACCGCTTTGGATGTGACGGTTCAAGCACAAATCATGACCTTGTTAAATGAGTTAAAACGCGAATTTAATACTGCGATTATTATGATTACCCATGATCTTGGTGTAGTGGCTGGTATCTGCGATCAAGTCATGGTGATGTATGCCGGGCGAACCATGGAATACGGCACTGCAGAACAAATTTTCTATCATCCGACTCATCCTTATTCTATTGGCTTAATGGATGCGATTCCTCGTTTAGATGGCAATGAAGAACACTTGGTGACCATTCCTGGCAATCCACCGAATTTATTGCATTTGCCAAAAGGTTGTCCATTCTCACCTCGTTGCCAATTTGCTACTGAACAATGCCAAACTGCGCCAAAACTGACTACATTTAATCACGGTCAATTACGTAATTGTTGGTTACCCGCGGAGAAATTTAACCTATGA
- the rplL gene encoding 50S ribosomal protein L7/L12: MSLTNEQIIEAIASKSVTEIVELIAAMEEKFGVSAAAVAAAPAAGGAAAAAEEKTEFDVVLAEAGANKVAVIKAVRGATGLGLKEAKDLVESAPANLKEGISKEEAEALKKELEEAGAKVEIK, from the coding sequence ATGTCATTAACTAACGAACAAATTATTGAAGCGATTGCTTCTAAATCTGTAACTGAAATCGTTGAATTAATCGCAGCGATGGAAGAAAAATTCGGCGTTTCTGCAGCAGCAGTAGCAGCAGCTCCAGCAGCTGGCGGCGCAGCAGCAGCGGCAGAAGAAAAAACTGAATTCGACGTAGTTCTTGCTGAAGCTGGTGCTAACAAAGTAGCAGTTATCAAAGCAGTACGTGGTGCAACTGGTTTAGGCTTAAAAGAAGCTAAAGACTTAGTTGAATCTGCTCCAGCTAACTTAAAAGAAGGCATTTCTAAAGAAGAAGCTGAAGCACTTAAGAAAGAATTAGAAGAAGCTGGTGCAAAAGTAGAAATCAAATAA
- the oppB gene encoding oligopeptide ABC transporter permease OppB, with protein MLKFIFKRLLEALPTLFILITFSFFLMRLAPGSPFTSERAYPPEVMANIEAKYHLNEPLYKQYFLYLENLSKGDFGPSFKYKDQSVNDLIASAFPVSIKLGMVAFAFAVVLGVTAGTLAALNQNSRWDYILMSFSMLGVIMPSFVFAPVLVLIFAIYLGWLPAGGWNGGTAMYMILPVASLTIAYVAGIARIMRGSMIEVLHSNFIRTAKAKGLSTSRIILKHALRPALLPVITYLGPAFVGIITGSMVIESVFGLPGMGLLFVNGALNRDYSLVLSLTILVGTLTILFNAIVDILYAIIDPKIRY; from the coding sequence ATGCTCAAGTTTATTTTTAAACGGCTGTTGGAAGCCTTGCCAACGCTGTTTATTTTGATTACTTTTTCTTTCTTTTTGATGCGTCTCGCCCCTGGCAGCCCGTTCACTTCTGAACGTGCTTATCCGCCAGAAGTCATGGCTAATATCGAAGCGAAGTATCATTTAAATGAACCATTATATAAACAATATTTCCTTTATTTAGAAAATCTTTCCAAAGGAGATTTTGGTCCCTCTTTTAAATATAAAGACCAATCAGTCAATGATTTAATCGCGTCAGCTTTCCCTGTTTCCATAAAATTGGGAATGGTGGCCTTCGCCTTTGCAGTCGTGTTAGGGGTAACAGCAGGTACGCTCGCTGCTCTCAATCAAAATAGCCGTTGGGATTATATTCTGATGAGTTTCTCGATGCTTGGAGTCATTATGCCAAGCTTTGTCTTCGCACCAGTCTTGGTGCTGATTTTCGCCATTTATTTAGGGTGGCTGCCAGCTGGTGGTTGGAACGGCGGTACCGCCATGTACATGATCTTACCTGTAGCCTCCTTAACTATCGCTTATGTTGCAGGGATTGCGCGTATCATGCGTGGCTCGATGATTGAAGTGTTACATTCCAACTTTATTCGTACCGCCAAAGCTAAAGGACTTTCCACGTCGAGAATCATTTTAAAACATGCTTTGCGCCCTGCTCTTTTACCAGTGATCACCTATTTAGGGCCTGCTTTCGTAGGGATTATTACCGGCTCAATGGTCATCGAAAGCGTATTTGGTTTACCTGGCATGGGGTTATTATTTGTAAACGGCGCATTAAACCGCGATTATTCTTTAGTTTTAAGTCTCACTATCTTAGTGGGGACATTAACCATTTTATTTAATGCGATTGTGGATATTTTATACGCCATCATCGATCCAAAAATTCGTTATTAA
- a CDS encoding RidA family protein encodes MTKIIHTEKAPAAIGPYVQAVDLGNLVLTSGQIPVNPANGEVPKDIVAQARQSLENVKAIIEQAGLTVGDIVKTTVFVKDLNDFAAVNAEYEKFFKENNHPNFPARSCVEVARLPKDVGLEIEAIAVRK; translated from the coding sequence ATGACTAAAATCATTCATACAGAAAAAGCCCCTGCCGCAATCGGCCCTTATGTTCAAGCGGTAGATTTAGGTAATTTAGTTTTAACATCGGGACAAATTCCCGTTAATCCGGCGAATGGTGAAGTGCCGAAAGATATTGTGGCTCAAGCGCGTCAATCTTTAGAGAATGTGAAAGCGATTATTGAACAAGCGGGTTTGACCGTGGGTGATATTGTGAAAACTACTGTGTTTGTGAAAGATCTGAATGATTTTGCAGCAGTAAATGCAGAGTACGAGAAATTCTTCAAAGAAAATAATCATCCTAACTTCCCTGCACGTTCTTGTGTAGAAGTTGCTCGCTTGCCAAAAGATGTTGGCTTAGAAATCGAAGCGATTGCGGTAAGAAAATAA
- the oppF gene encoding murein tripeptide/oligopeptide ABC transporter ATP binding protein OppF, with protein MTVSNNKELLLEVNHLGVSFKIKNEKSLFFAKPQTLKAVKDVSFKLYAGETLGVVGESGCGKSTLARAIIGLVEASEGEILWLGKNLRKQSAKQWKETRKNIQMIFQDPLASLNPRMNIGEIIAEPLKIYQPHLSAAEVKEKVQAMMLKVGLLPNLINRYPHEFSGGQCQRIGIARALIIEPKMIICDEPVSALDVSIQAQVVNLLKSLQKEMGLSLIFIAHDLAVVKHISDRVLVMYLGNAMELGSDEEVYNNTKHPYTKALMSAVPIPDPKLERNKSIELLEGDLPSPIDPPSGCVFRTRCLKADENCAKQKPPFTSQNNSHFVACLKVL; from the coding sequence ATGACAGTCTCAAACAACAAAGAATTACTCCTTGAAGTCAATCACTTAGGCGTCAGTTTTAAAATTAAAAATGAGAAATCCCTTTTCTTCGCCAAACCGCAAACCTTAAAAGCGGTGAAGGATGTCTCTTTTAAACTTTACGCAGGTGAAACCCTCGGCGTAGTAGGTGAATCTGGTTGCGGTAAATCCACACTTGCACGCGCTATTATCGGTTTAGTCGAAGCGAGCGAAGGGGAAATCTTATGGCTTGGCAAAAATTTGCGAAAACAATCAGCGAAACAATGGAAAGAAACGCGTAAAAATATCCAAATGATTTTCCAAGATCCGCTCGCCTCTCTCAATCCGCGAATGAATATTGGCGAAATCATTGCTGAGCCATTAAAGATCTACCAACCTCACTTAAGCGCCGCTGAAGTGAAAGAAAAAGTGCAAGCAATGATGTTGAAAGTCGGGCTTTTACCCAACTTGATTAACCGCTATCCGCATGAGTTTTCGGGTGGCCAATGTCAGCGTATCGGTATCGCTCGCGCATTAATCATTGAGCCGAAAATGATCATTTGTGATGAGCCCGTTTCTGCGTTAGATGTGTCGATTCAGGCTCAAGTGGTAAATTTATTGAAATCCCTGCAAAAAGAAATGGGGCTTTCCTTAATTTTCATCGCTCATGATTTGGCGGTGGTAAAACACATTTCTGACCGCGTATTGGTGATGTATTTAGGCAATGCCATGGAATTAGGCAGCGATGAGGAGGTATATAACAATACCAAACATCCTTATACCAAAGCCTTAATGTCTGCAGTTCCGATTCCCGATCCGAAATTGGAACGCAATAAGTCCATCGAATTACTTGAAGGTGATTTGCCTTCGCCAATTGATCCGCCGTCTGGTTGCGTGTTCCGTACTCGCTGCCTAAAAGCCGATGAAAATTGTGCGAAACAAAAACCACCTTTCACCAGCCAAAACAACAGCCATTTTGTGGCTTGTTTGAAAGTCTTATAA
- the tal gene encoding transaldolase, whose amino-acid sequence MTTQLDSLRNMTVVVADTGDIDAIKKYQPQDATTNPSLILSASALPQYAPLIDEAVAYAKAQSADKTQQLIDAEDKLAVNIGLEILKIVPGRISTEVDARLSYDTQATVEKARKLIALYNATGISNDRILIKIASTWQGIRAAEILEKEGINCNLTLLFSEAQARACAEAGVYLISPFVGRILDWYKANTDKKEYAPAEDPGVISVTKIYNYYKEYGYKTVVMGASFRNVGEITELAGCDRLTIAPALLKELQENTAPLVRKLEYKGEVKAKPQPLTEAEFYWQHNSDAMAVEKLADGIRKFAVDQEKLEAMLSAKL is encoded by the coding sequence ATGACAACTCAGTTAGATTCACTTCGTAATATGACCGTCGTTGTGGCTGATACTGGCGATATTGATGCCATTAAAAAATACCAACCGCAAGATGCAACAACAAACCCATCTTTAATTTTAAGTGCTTCAGCATTACCACAATATGCACCATTAATTGATGAAGCGGTTGCTTATGCAAAAGCACAAAGTGCAGACAAAACGCAACAATTAATTGATGCAGAAGATAAATTAGCGGTAAACATCGGTTTAGAAATTTTAAAAATTGTTCCAGGACGCATTTCAACAGAAGTAGATGCTCGTCTTTCTTACGATACCCAAGCAACCGTTGAAAAAGCACGTAAACTTATCGCACTTTATAATGCGACAGGCATTTCAAATGATCGTATTTTGATCAAAATTGCTTCAACCTGGCAAGGTATCCGTGCGGCAGAAATTCTTGAAAAAGAAGGGATTAACTGTAACTTAACCTTATTATTCTCCGAAGCGCAAGCGCGTGCATGTGCTGAAGCGGGTGTTTATTTAATTTCGCCATTCGTCGGTCGTATTTTAGACTGGTATAAAGCAAATACCGACAAAAAAGAATATGCTCCGGCAGAAGACCCAGGTGTAATTTCTGTAACCAAAATTTATAACTACTACAAAGAATATGGTTATAAAACGGTGGTGATGGGCGCAAGTTTCCGTAATGTAGGTGAAATCACTGAATTAGCGGGTTGTGACCGTTTAACTATTGCTCCTGCTTTACTTAAAGAATTACAAGAAAACACAGCTCCACTTGTGCGTAAATTAGAGTATAAAGGTGAAGTAAAAGCGAAACCTCAACCATTAACTGAAGCTGAATTCTACTGGCAACATAACAGTGATGCGATGGCTGTCGAAAAATTAGCAGATGGTATTCGTAAATTTGCAGTTGACCAAGAGAAATTAGAAGCGATGCTTTCAGCAAAACTTTAA
- the oppC gene encoding oligopeptide ABC transporter permease OppC, with product MTDYRTQPINQKNADFVEQVADRIEEMQLEGRSLWQDAKRRFFRNKAAVASLIILAFIIIFITVAPWLFPFTYEDTDWNMMSAAPTMEGYHFFGTDASGRDLLVRTAIGGRISLLVGIAGAFISVTIGTIYGAISGYVGGKTDMLMMRFLEILSSFPFMFFVILLVTLFGQNIFLIFIAIGAIAWLGLARIVRGQTLSLKNKEFVEAAIVCGVPRRQIILKHIIPNVLGLVAVYASLEVPGLILFESFLSFLGLGTQEPMSSWGALLSDGAAQMEVSPWLLIFPAFFLCLTLFCFNFIGDGLRDALDPKDR from the coding sequence ATGACAGATTATCGTACTCAGCCGATTAATCAGAAAAATGCGGATTTTGTGGAACAAGTGGCTGACCGTATTGAAGAAATGCAACTGGAAGGCCGCAGTCTATGGCAAGATGCGAAACGCCGTTTTTTCCGCAACAAAGCGGCCGTTGCCAGTCTGATTATTTTGGCGTTTATTATTATATTTATCACCGTAGCGCCTTGGCTCTTCCCATTTACCTATGAAGATACCGATTGGAATATGATGAGCGCTGCACCAACAATGGAAGGCTATCACTTCTTCGGTACCGATGCCTCGGGTCGAGACTTGTTGGTGCGCACTGCTATCGGTGGACGGATTTCCTTATTGGTCGGTATCGCAGGTGCTTTCATTTCAGTAACCATCGGTACAATTTATGGCGCGATTTCCGGCTATGTAGGCGGTAAAACGGATATGTTGATGATGCGCTTTTTAGAAATTCTTAGCTCATTTCCATTTATGTTTTTCGTAATTTTGCTGGTGACCCTTTTTGGCCAAAACATTTTCTTAATTTTTATCGCTATCGGTGCCATTGCTTGGCTTGGTCTTGCACGTATCGTACGCGGACAAACCCTAAGCCTAAAAAATAAAGAATTCGTCGAAGCCGCCATCGTTTGTGGCGTACCTCGTCGCCAAATCATTTTGAAACACATTATTCCGAATGTATTAGGCTTAGTAGCAGTTTACGCCTCGCTTGAAGTACCGGGACTCATTCTATTTGAATCATTCTTAAGCTTCTTAGGATTAGGAACTCAAGAACCGATGAGTAGCTGGGGTGCACTCTTAAGTGATGGTGCTGCGCAAATGGAAGTCTCGCCTTGGCTATTAATTTTCCCGGCATTTTTCCTTTGCCTTACCCTATTTTGTTTTAACTTTATCGGTGACGGGTTGCGTGATGCACTCGATCCGAAAGATAGATAG
- a CDS encoding VirK/YbjX family protein encodes MESQENQYRWPKAEAVYPDRPGRSYTLKRLRYRLRAFLHRGLIAQFEQFINQHPFLVTLLNEHADYSYPLVYRFLDKRFNSKQRFQAICDNLLFLPKKLSALSAPIYKTSLSFGEVIPDFEMILSMTTHQPMEGYWVLELWHKPRNELVYLLTFAKLDESLLISVVQGPNFEGSKEMVKQLTKTCHGLRPAYLMVETMKALTKALGFKTLLGIPQKYQNKSRFIQSSHYVVDYDAIFAESGGQLKDYWELPLEIDRNLDGVPSKKRSMYRKRYAMLDDLAKVIEEKLGL; translated from the coding sequence ATGGAATCTCAAGAGAATCAATATCGCTGGCCAAAAGCGGAAGCCGTTTATCCCGATAGACCTGGGCGTTCTTATACGCTTAAGCGCCTACGTTATCGTCTTCGTGCTTTTTTACACCGTGGATTAATTGCTCAATTTGAGCAATTTATTAACCAGCATCCTTTTCTTGTGACGTTATTAAATGAACATGCAGATTATAGCTATCCGTTAGTTTATCGTTTTTTAGATAAACGTTTTAACAGTAAACAGCGTTTCCAAGCTATCTGCGATAATCTACTTTTTTTACCTAAAAAATTGAGCGCACTTTCAGCACCTATTTATAAAACGTCATTAAGTTTTGGTGAAGTGATTCCTGATTTTGAAATGATATTGTCGATGACCACACACCAACCAATGGAAGGCTATTGGGTATTGGAGTTATGGCATAAACCACGTAATGAATTAGTGTATTTGCTTACTTTTGCCAAACTTGACGAGTCATTGCTTATTTCTGTGGTGCAGGGGCCCAATTTTGAGGGTTCTAAAGAGATGGTGAAGCAACTCACAAAAACTTGTCATGGTTTGCGCCCTGCTTATTTGATGGTGGAAACGATGAAAGCATTGACGAAAGCGTTGGGTTTTAAGACGTTATTGGGCATTCCACAAAAATATCAAAATAAATCGCGTTTTATTCAAAGTTCACATTATGTCGTAGATTATGATGCGATTTTTGCTGAATCAGGTGGACAGTTGAAGGACTATTGGGAATTACCTTTAGAAATAGATAGAAATCTTGATGGTGTACCGAGTAAAAAACGTTCCATGTATCGCAAGCGTTATGCGATGCTAGATGATTTGGCCAAAGTAATCGAAGAAAAGTTAGGATTGTAA
- the yihA gene encoding ribosome biogenesis GTP-binding protein YihA/YsxC, which translates to MSEIKLNYHKTHFLTSAPNIRSIPEDTGIEIAFAGRSNAGKSTALNALTNQKSLARTSKTPGRTQLINLFEVEPNCKLVDLPGYGYAAVPEKMKIEWQKSLGEYLQKRECLGGLVVLMDIRHPLKDLDQQMIEWAVSADLPVMLLLTKADKLSQSARSKQVKMVREAILPFQGDIQVEAFSAQNKIGIDKLAAKLDSWFSPLFS; encoded by the coding sequence ATGTCTGAAATTAAACTGAATTATCATAAAACGCATTTTCTTACGAGCGCCCCAAATATTCGTTCCATCCCAGAAGATACTGGAATTGAAATTGCTTTTGCAGGACGCTCAAATGCAGGAAAATCAACCGCACTTAATGCGTTAACCAATCAAAAAAGCTTAGCCAGAACGTCCAAAACACCTGGTCGTACACAGCTCATCAACCTTTTTGAAGTAGAGCCGAATTGTAAACTGGTAGACTTACCTGGCTATGGTTATGCTGCCGTTCCTGAGAAAATGAAAATTGAATGGCAAAAATCCCTCGGAGAATATTTGCAAAAACGCGAATGTTTAGGCGGGCTTGTTGTTCTGATGGATATTCGTCATCCATTAAAAGATCTCGACCAACAAATGATCGAATGGGCAGTTTCTGCTGATTTACCAGTTATGCTGCTTTTAACTAAAGCGGATAAACTTAGTCAAAGTGCGCGTAGCAAACAGGTCAAAATGGTACGTGAAGCCATTTTACCCTTCCAAGGTGATATTCAAGTCGAAGCCTTTTCTGCACAAAATAAAATTGGCATTGATAAATTGGCTGCCAAGTTAGATAGTTGGTTTTCGCCACTTTTTTCGTAG
- a CDS encoding VacJ family lipoprotein, with translation MKKAPLLAVGLMATAVLTGCATKADGERNDKLEGFNRTMFDFNYKVMDRYVLEPAAKGWRDYVPTPITKGLSNVANNLDEPVSFVNRLLEGEPKKAFVHFNRFWINSTFGIGGLFDFASASKELQVYDQRSFGETLGTYGVDAGAYIVLPIYNATTPRQLTGAVVDAAYTYPFWNWVGGPWSLVKYGVQAVDKRSKTLDQTELLNQAQDPYVTFREAYYQNLEFKVNDGKVKEGSQKELSDDVLKEID, from the coding sequence ATGAAAAAAGCACCTTTACTTGCGGTAGGCTTAATGGCAACGGCTGTTTTAACAGGTTGTGCAACTAAAGCTGATGGTGAACGCAATGATAAATTAGAAGGTTTTAACCGTACGATGTTTGATTTTAACTATAAAGTCATGGATCGCTATGTGTTGGAACCAGCAGCAAAAGGCTGGCGTGATTACGTGCCGACACCGATCACAAAAGGTTTATCCAATGTGGCAAACAACTTGGATGAGCCAGTGAGCTTTGTAAACCGTTTATTAGAAGGTGAGCCGAAAAAAGCCTTTGTTCACTTCAACCGTTTTTGGATTAACTCAACCTTTGGTATTGGTGGCTTATTTGACTTTGCAAGTGCAAGTAAAGAATTACAGGTTTATGATCAACGTAGCTTTGGGGAAACATTGGGCACCTACGGTGTAGATGCGGGAGCCTATATTGTGTTGCCTATCTATAATGCGACGACACCTCGTCAATTAACAGGGGCAGTAGTTGATGCAGCTTATACCTATCCGTTCTGGAATTGGGTAGGTGGTCCGTGGTCACTTGTGAAATACGGTGTGCAAGCGGTAGATAAACGCTCGAAAACATTGGACCAAACCGAGTTGCTAAATCAAGCACAAGATCCTTATGTCACCTTCCGCGAAGCTTATTATCAGAATTTAGAATTTAAAGTAAATGATGGTAAAGTGAAAGAAGGTTCACAGAAAGAACTCTCTGATGATGTATTAAAAGAGATTGATTAA